One window of the Corynebacterium glutamicum ATCC 13032 genome contains the following:
- a CDS encoding DUF5129 domain-containing protein, producing the protein MQPFPLSLTNSSVAGIAAGALLFLSVPFASPVHAQTILQDTLEVTVLDNADELAPEDEDFLSTETPKIDFPDSVTAVRYITLTDNTDKINDDVENYLRAEHPEWIQTNSFAPGEVIIAVGFDPNTMGAYAGNDVAAETGIAEQDRIDGTTDAMRPLLQDGRIALGMLEGAKSVADTSVVRESSAPSGGVIAAILGGIAALVAIIVAWATSYANKKKAEKAREQFDYASRHYGEVAQQLDGINVRAHSLTSPLADDELRRQWDDVNSRFLEVNDIFGRLEGLTSTSENKAFRKALPDIEKAHTAVTQMEIAQKNIDTLYDMEHGHEDTRRRELTRLRADMQEARQDINDKDAVVDDILRTLIQRTETIAPSAPDFMDQYARLIRDYAVALQGVEKNLEQVKQTTERNAPAIYDDNWRVGTGYNSWVPYYMISSWHAADVSAASSASSSSANTTFSSGFSGAGGGSSW; encoded by the coding sequence ATGCAACCTTTTCCACTGTCCTTAACCAACAGCTCCGTCGCTGGTATTGCAGCGGGAGCGTTGCTGTTTCTCTCCGTCCCTTTCGCATCGCCTGTTCACGCGCAAACCATACTGCAAGACACCCTTGAAGTGACTGTGTTGGATAATGCCGACGAGCTCGCTCCAGAGGATGAGGATTTCCTCAGCACGGAAACACCCAAGATTGATTTCCCTGACTCAGTTACCGCAGTCCGGTACATCACGCTCACGGACAACACTGACAAAATCAATGATGACGTTGAAAATTACCTGCGCGCCGAACACCCCGAGTGGATCCAAACAAACTCTTTCGCCCCTGGTGAAGTGATCATCGCAGTCGGTTTCGACCCCAACACCATGGGTGCCTACGCGGGTAACGATGTGGCCGCAGAGACTGGGATCGCAGAACAAGACCGCATCGACGGCACCACCGATGCGATGCGCCCATTACTCCAAGACGGTCGCATTGCCCTAGGCATGTTGGAGGGTGCAAAATCGGTTGCTGATACCTCTGTCGTTCGGGAAAGCTCAGCTCCAAGTGGTGGAGTAATCGCCGCTATTTTGGGTGGCATCGCTGCTCTCGTGGCAATTATTGTCGCGTGGGCTACGAGTTACGCGAATAAGAAGAAGGCAGAAAAGGCTCGTGAGCAGTTTGATTATGCATCACGCCATTATGGTGAGGTCGCCCAGCAACTCGACGGTATCAACGTGCGAGCGCACTCGCTAACTTCCCCACTGGCTGATGATGAGCTCCGCAGGCAATGGGACGATGTAAATTCTCGTTTTCTTGAAGTCAATGATATTTTTGGCAGGCTCGAAGGTTTGACCTCGACCTCAGAAAACAAGGCATTTCGAAAAGCCTTGCCAGATATTGAAAAAGCTCATACTGCCGTGACTCAAATGGAGATCGCACAGAAAAACATTGACACGCTCTACGATATGGAGCACGGCCATGAAGACACCCGTCGCAGGGAATTAACTAGGCTGCGTGCCGATATGCAGGAAGCCCGTCAAGATATCAACGATAAAGATGCAGTTGTTGACGATATTCTCCGCACGCTGATCCAGCGCACGGAAACTATCGCACCGTCCGCACCTGATTTCATGGACCAATACGCCCGCTTGATCCGTGATTATGCCGTGGCGCTTCAAGGTGTGGAAAAGAACCTCGAGCAGGTTAAACAGACCACCGAGCGCAATGCTCCAGCCATCTACGACGACAATTGGCGCGTGGGCACTGGCTACAACTCGTGGGTCCCGTACTACATGATCAGTTCTTGGCACGCAGCTGATGTCAGTGCTGCATCGTCAGCTTCTTCCAGTTCAGCAAATACCACTTTCAGCAGTGGTTTCAGCGGCGCTGGAGGAGGTTCCAGCTGGTAA
- a CDS encoding phosphatase PAP2 family protein: protein MDQLILDAFIGLRVTWLSPVIILFTQLTGPTLMFVYALVWGLLRKSATAPIAVGLANLISHFLKRAFERPRPNTAEHLVVETNFSFPSGHAVGAAACAVAVGYSVNRWWKLTLWVIALLVGLSRLYVGVHWPSDVLAGWAIGALTSVVVFTSWNLLQRR from the coding sequence ATGGATCAGCTAATCCTCGACGCATTTATCGGCTTGAGAGTGACTTGGCTGAGTCCGGTGATTATTTTGTTCACCCAGCTCACCGGGCCAACACTGATGTTTGTGTATGCGCTTGTGTGGGGCTTGTTGCGCAAGAGCGCCACTGCCCCGATCGCGGTGGGGCTGGCTAATCTGATCAGTCATTTTCTCAAGAGGGCGTTTGAACGGCCTCGACCAAATACAGCAGAGCACTTGGTTGTAGAAACTAACTTTTCATTCCCTTCTGGTCATGCTGTGGGCGCTGCAGCATGTGCCGTGGCAGTGGGGTACTCCGTGAACCGGTGGTGGAAACTCACGCTGTGGGTAATCGCGCTGCTTGTGGGGCTGTCTCGGTTGTATGTCGGTGTGCATTGGCCCAGCGATGTGCTTGCCGGCTGGGCCATCGGTGCGTTGACTTCAGTGGTGGTGTTTACCAGCTGGAACCTCCTCCAGCGCCGCTGA
- a CDS encoding NAD(P)-binding domain-containing protein: protein MPEQDLTTLANDWLQAFEKATASSSPDEAATAVVQLFEDEGYWRDLLAFTWNLTTAEGADEIAEMIRNTWPSSIFRNVELKGEPADEGDGVTRVHFSCESADFKCTGIVRLRNGKAWTLLTSARELLEHPEPKGRNREMGVVHGQNEDTRNWTDRKNDRQAALGVTEQPYTLIIGGGQGGIALGARLKRLGVPALIIDKASRPGDQWRSRYHSLCLHDPVWYDHLPYIPFPDHWPVFTPKDKMGDWLEHYVGIMDLDYWTNTECLRASYNEDTKQWDVTVNRDGAESTLHPTQLVMATGMSGSPNKPTLPGQDKFQGEIRHSSEHPGGDVDRDKNVVVLGANNSAHDICADLYSNGAKPVMIQRSSTHIVRSDSLMREVFGPLYSEDAVEAGIDTDTADLLFASWPYKVLPGVQKQAFDKIREDDKEFYDKLENAGFLLDFGDDDSGLFLKYLRRGSGYYIDVGASELVADGKIPVRSNVSIEDVKENSVVLTDGTELPADVIVLATGYGNMNNWVAQLVDQETADKVGPCWGLGSETTKDPGPWEGELRNMWKPTNVDSLWFHGGNLHQSRHYSRYLSMQLKARYEGMNTPVYSK, encoded by the coding sequence TTGCCCGAACAAGACTTAACCACCTTGGCCAATGATTGGCTCCAAGCTTTTGAAAAGGCCACTGCTAGTTCCAGCCCTGATGAAGCTGCCACTGCAGTCGTGCAACTTTTTGAGGATGAAGGATACTGGCGAGACCTTCTTGCATTCACGTGGAACCTCACCACCGCTGAAGGTGCAGATGAAATCGCCGAGATGATTCGCAATACGTGGCCATCAAGCATCTTCCGAAACGTTGAGCTAAAGGGCGAACCAGCTGATGAAGGAGATGGTGTCACTCGCGTACATTTCTCCTGCGAATCCGCAGACTTCAAGTGCACGGGCATTGTCCGCCTTCGTAATGGCAAGGCGTGGACGCTACTCACCTCAGCTCGTGAGCTCCTGGAGCACCCAGAGCCCAAGGGGCGCAACCGTGAGATGGGCGTCGTCCATGGACAAAATGAGGACACCCGAAATTGGACTGACCGCAAGAATGATCGACAAGCAGCGTTGGGTGTCACCGAGCAGCCATACACCCTCATCATCGGTGGTGGACAGGGTGGCATTGCCTTGGGCGCACGACTCAAGCGACTTGGTGTACCCGCTCTAATCATTGATAAAGCATCTCGCCCGGGCGACCAGTGGCGTAGCCGTTACCATTCTCTCTGCCTGCACGATCCAGTTTGGTACGACCACCTGCCTTACATTCCATTCCCAGATCATTGGCCAGTATTTACTCCAAAGGACAAGATGGGTGACTGGCTCGAGCACTATGTCGGCATCATGGATTTGGACTATTGGACCAACACCGAGTGCCTGCGCGCCTCATACAATGAGGACACCAAGCAGTGGGATGTGACGGTCAATCGTGATGGCGCGGAGTCCACGCTCCACCCCACCCAACTAGTCATGGCTACTGGAATGTCGGGCAGCCCGAACAAACCAACTTTGCCTGGCCAGGATAAGTTCCAGGGTGAAATTCGGCACTCTTCAGAGCACCCCGGCGGCGATGTCGATCGCGATAAGAACGTTGTAGTTCTGGGCGCTAACAACTCAGCCCACGACATCTGCGCGGATCTTTATTCCAATGGTGCAAAGCCCGTGATGATTCAGCGCTCGTCTACACACATCGTGCGTTCTGATTCGCTGATGCGCGAAGTCTTCGGGCCTCTCTATTCTGAGGATGCCGTTGAAGCCGGAATTGATACCGATACTGCCGATCTCCTGTTTGCGTCGTGGCCATATAAGGTGCTGCCAGGTGTGCAGAAGCAGGCTTTCGACAAGATCCGTGAGGACGACAAGGAGTTCTACGACAAGCTTGAAAATGCTGGATTCTTGCTTGATTTCGGCGATGACGATTCGGGGCTTTTCTTAAAGTACCTTCGCCGTGGCTCTGGCTACTACATCGATGTCGGCGCCTCTGAACTGGTGGCTGATGGAAAGATTCCGGTGCGCTCCAATGTCAGCATTGAAGACGTCAAGGAAAACTCTGTGGTGCTCACAGATGGTACTGAGCTCCCAGCTGACGTGATTGTTCTAGCGACCGGCTATGGAAACATGAACAACTGGGTTGCTCAGCTGGTTGATCAGGAAACCGCTGACAAGGTCGGCCCATGCTGGGGTCTGGGCTCTGAAACCACCAAGGATCCAGGCCCATGGGAAGGCGAGTTGCGCAATATGTGGAAGCCCACAAACGTGGATTCGCTGTGGTTCCATGGTGGCAACCTTCACCAGTCACGCCATTACTCACGGTATTTGTCCATGCAGTTGAAGGCGCGCTACGAAGGTATGAACACTCCGGTGTACAGCAAGTAG
- the glf gene encoding UDP-galactopyranose mutase, with translation MTESKNYDLIVVGSGLFGLTVAERAASQLGKKVLIVERRSHLGGNAYSEAEPETGIEIHKYGAHLFHTSNTRVWEYVNQFTSFTGYQHRVFAMHNGTAYQFPMGLGLINQFFGKYYSPDEARELIKEQSAEIDSSDATNLEEKAISLIGRPLYEAFIRDYTAKQWQTDPKNLPAGNITRLPVRYNFNNRYFNDTYEGLPTDGYAAWLEKMAEHELIDVRLDTDWFDVRDDLRASNPDAPVVYTGPLDLYFNYAEGKLGWRTLDFETEVVETGDFQGTPVMNYNDADVPFTRIHEFRHFHPERDDSYPKDKTVIMREFSRFADNEDEPYYPINTPDDRDMLKQYRLLAAEEAANNKVLFGGRLGTYQYLDMHMAIGSALSMFDNKLVPFFEEGTPLEQERGH, from the coding sequence ATGACGGAATCGAAAAATTACGACTTAATCGTTGTAGGCTCCGGCCTCTTCGGGCTCACCGTGGCTGAGCGTGCAGCTAGCCAGCTGGGTAAGAAAGTCCTCATCGTTGAACGCCGCTCGCACCTCGGTGGCAATGCTTACTCTGAAGCAGAACCAGAGACCGGCATTGAAATCCACAAATACGGCGCGCACCTCTTCCACACCTCCAACACACGCGTGTGGGAATACGTCAACCAGTTCACCAGTTTCACCGGCTACCAGCACCGCGTCTTCGCAATGCACAACGGCACCGCCTACCAATTCCCCATGGGACTGGGCCTGATTAACCAGTTCTTCGGCAAGTACTACAGCCCAGATGAAGCCCGTGAGCTCATCAAGGAACAGTCTGCAGAAATCGATTCCTCCGACGCCACCAACCTCGAAGAAAAGGCCATTTCCCTCATTGGTCGCCCACTTTACGAGGCATTCATCCGCGACTACACCGCAAAGCAGTGGCAGACTGATCCAAAGAACCTCCCAGCCGGCAACATCACCCGCCTGCCAGTTCGCTACAACTTCAACAACCGCTATTTCAACGACACCTACGAAGGCCTTCCCACAGACGGCTACGCGGCATGGTTGGAAAAGATGGCAGAGCATGAGCTTATCGACGTCCGCCTCGACACCGACTGGTTCGACGTTCGCGATGACCTCCGCGCAAGCAACCCCGACGCACCTGTGGTCTACACCGGCCCACTCGACCTCTACTTCAACTACGCAGAGGGCAAGCTGGGATGGCGCACCCTCGACTTTGAAACCGAAGTAGTAGAAACCGGTGACTTCCAAGGAACCCCAGTGATGAACTACAACGATGCGGACGTACCTTTCACCCGCATCCACGAGTTCCGTCACTTCCACCCAGAGCGTGATGACAGTTACCCCAAGGATAAGACCGTCATCATGCGCGAGTTCTCCCGTTTCGCAGATAACGAGGATGAGCCTTATTACCCAATCAACACTCCAGACGACCGAGACATGCTGAAGCAGTACCGCCTTCTGGCTGCTGAAGAGGCTGCTAATAATAAGGTGCTGTTCGGCGGTCGACTGGGCACGTACCAGTACCTCGACATGCACATGGCTATCGGTTCTGCGCTGAGCATGTTTGACAACAAGCTGGTGCCGTTCTTTGAAGAAGGCACACCGCTAGAGCAGGAACGCGGACACTAA
- a CDS encoding LGFP repeat-containing protein, giving the protein MLAIILTAVLGASGLAAAGTQYLNTQGEGIGPVAVQNDSESFNSGTNVVVEDAAVTAQGEGGGARTVKEFQRDQQFSSFALTWTGKKDITAFVRAEQEDGTWSQWYDLEPMVNEDQGTNGTELIWHGPTNKIQVSTLNVDLFGADAAAADENGQDIPAVDAAEAAPAAEPAPAEAPVEEAPAPVAEPAPAAEPIAEPVADYSANDGLAPLPSNYGDIQPVADVDDGLNAVFIDGNADAGVGIANVADTDGMPKVISRAGWGADESLRCSNPTIDDGVSAITIHHTAGSNNYTEAQAAAQVRSAYSYHAKNLGWCDIGYQSLVDKYGNIYEGRAGGMTNAVQGAHAGGFNQNTWAISMIGDYSYNAPPQETINAVGELAGWRAKVAGFDPTGTDTHYSEGTSYAKYSYGTRVSLPNIFAHRDVGLTACPGDAGYAQMENIRQIAKAKYTSLQNGNTGGTTTTPATTPKETSTSNAPSTTTAQPVTPAEPQQYSESDALAALLTGGSSGGTDLLNGANSEQLLTGLGSIAAVLIAASLADGGLNGLISNVGSNNGVPVLGDIKITDVIPIVDTAINLTGDNKYSRGWNDLNNTLGPVLGAATGGETTVKYTSDQNSEVTFVPFENGIMVSSPEAGTHGLWGAIGDAWAQQGADLGPLGLPTSNEYTVGEQLRVDFQNGYITYDSATGQASIQLN; this is encoded by the coding sequence ATGCTCGCTATTATTTTGACCGCCGTATTGGGCGCATCTGGCCTTGCAGCCGCTGGCACTCAGTACCTCAATACTCAGGGCGAAGGCATCGGTCCGGTCGCCGTCCAAAACGACAGTGAATCGTTTAATTCCGGCACCAACGTGGTTGTTGAAGACGCAGCAGTCACCGCCCAGGGTGAAGGCGGAGGCGCTCGCACCGTCAAGGAATTCCAGCGTGACCAGCAATTCTCTAGTTTTGCTCTTACCTGGACCGGTAAAAAAGACATCACTGCTTTTGTTCGCGCAGAACAGGAAGACGGCACCTGGTCACAGTGGTACGACTTGGAGCCAATGGTCAATGAAGATCAAGGCACCAACGGAACTGAGCTGATCTGGCACGGCCCTACCAACAAGATCCAGGTTTCCACCCTCAACGTGGATCTCTTTGGAGCAGATGCTGCAGCCGCTGATGAAAACGGTCAAGACATTCCAGCAGTAGATGCAGCCGAGGCAGCGCCAGCAGCAGAACCTGCACCAGCTGAAGCACCAGTCGAGGAAGCTCCTGCACCTGTCGCAGAACCAGCACCAGCTGCTGAACCTATCGCTGAGCCAGTCGCTGATTACTCAGCAAATGACGGCCTCGCTCCCCTGCCATCCAACTATGGCGACATCCAGCCTGTTGCCGATGTTGATGACGGCCTAAACGCAGTATTTATCGATGGCAACGCTGATGCAGGCGTGGGTATCGCTAACGTTGCTGACACCGATGGCATGCCAAAGGTGATTTCTCGTGCTGGTTGGGGTGCGGACGAAAGTCTGCGCTGCTCAAACCCAACTATTGATGATGGCGTTTCTGCGATCACCATTCACCACACTGCGGGTTCCAACAACTACACCGAGGCGCAGGCTGCAGCCCAGGTTCGTAGTGCTTACAGCTACCACGCCAAGAACCTCGGCTGGTGCGATATCGGATACCAGTCATTGGTTGATAAGTACGGCAACATCTACGAAGGCCGTGCCGGCGGCATGACCAATGCTGTTCAGGGTGCTCACGCTGGCGGCTTCAACCAGAATACTTGGGCAATCTCCATGATTGGCGACTATTCCTACAACGCTCCCCCTCAGGAAACCATCAATGCTGTCGGTGAGCTTGCTGGTTGGCGCGCAAAGGTTGCCGGTTTCGATCCAACTGGTACTGATACTCACTACTCCGAGGGTACTTCTTACGCGAAGTACTCCTATGGCACCCGAGTGTCACTTCCTAATATCTTCGCTCACCGCGATGTCGGCCTGACCGCATGTCCTGGCGATGCTGGCTATGCGCAAATGGAGAATATCCGCCAGATCGCTAAGGCGAAGTACACCAGCTTGCAGAATGGCAACACAGGTGGCACGACTACCACCCCGGCGACAACGCCGAAGGAGACGTCGACAAGCAATGCTCCTTCGACGACCACTGCCCAGCCTGTAACTCCCGCTGAACCTCAGCAGTACAGCGAATCCGATGCCCTGGCAGCTCTGCTGACAGGTGGCTCTTCCGGCGGCACCGACCTGCTCAATGGCGCAAACTCTGAGCAGCTCCTGACTGGCCTGGGTTCCATTGCGGCTGTGCTGATTGCTGCGTCTTTGGCTGATGGTGGCCTGAATGGTCTGATCAGCAATGTTGGTAGCAACAACGGCGTCCCAGTGCTTGGCGATATCAAGATCACTGACGTCATCCCAATCGTTGATACCGCGATCAACCTAACCGGAGACAATAAGTACTCTCGCGGTTGGAACGACCTGAACAACACGCTTGGACCAGTGCTTGGCGCTGCCACTGGTGGCGAAACCACCGTGAAGTACACCAGCGACCAGAACTCTGAGGTTACTTTCGTGCCGTTTGAAAATGGCATCATGGTGTCTTCCCCTGAGGCTGGAACTCACGGCCTGTGGGGCGCAATCGGTGACGCGTGGGCTCAGCAGGGCGCTGACCTTGGCCCTCTGGGACTTCCAACCAGTAATGAATACACCGTTGGCGAACAGCTTCGTGTTGATTTCCAGAATGGTTACATCACTTACGATTCTGCGACTGGCCAGGCAAGCATTCAGCTGAACTAG
- the glpK gene encoding glycerol kinase GlpK produces the protein MRISKANAYVAAIDQGTTSTRCIFIDAQGKVVSSASKEHRQIFPQQGWVEHDPEEIWDNIRSVVSQAMVSIDITPHEVASLGVTNQRETTVVWDKHTGEPVYNAIVWQDTRTSDICLEIAGEEGQEKWLDRTGLLINSYPSGPKIKWILDNVEGARERAEKGDLLFGTMDTWVLWNLTGGVRGDDGDDAIHVTDVTNASRTLLMDLRTQQWDPELCEALDIPMSMLPEIRPSVGEFRSVRHRGTLADVPITGVLGDQQAALFGQGGFHEGAAKNTYGTGLFLLMNTGTSLKISEHGLLSTIAYQREGSAPVYALEGSVSMGGSLVQWLRDNLQLIPNAPAIENLAREVEDNGGVHVVPAFTGLFAPRWRPDARGVITGLTRFANRKHIARAVLEANAFQTREVVDAMAKDAGKALESLRVDGAMVENDLLMQMQADFLGIDVQRLEDVETTAVGVAFAAGLGSGFFKTTDEIEKLIAVKKVWNPDMSEEERERRYAEWNRAVEHSYDQA, from the coding sequence ATGAGAATCTCAAAGGCCAATGCGTATGTTGCAGCGATTGACCAAGGCACCACTTCCACTCGGTGCATCTTCATTGATGCCCAAGGAAAAGTGGTGTCTTCTGCTTCCAAGGAGCACCGCCAAATCTTCCCACAACAGGGCTGGGTAGAGCACGATCCTGAAGAAATTTGGGACAACATCCGATCTGTCGTCAGCCAGGCGATGGTCTCCATTGACATCACCCCACACGAGGTTGCATCGCTGGGAGTCACCAACCAGCGCGAAACCACCGTGGTGTGGGACAAGCACACCGGCGAACCTGTCTACAACGCAATCGTGTGGCAAGACACCCGCACCTCTGACATTTGCCTAGAGATCGCGGGCGAAGAAGGCCAGGAAAAGTGGCTTGACCGCACCGGCCTGCTGATCAACTCCTACCCATCGGGGCCCAAAATCAAGTGGATTCTCGACAACGTTGAGGGAGCTCGCGAACGCGCCGAAAAGGGCGACCTTTTGTTTGGCACCATGGATACCTGGGTGCTGTGGAACCTGACCGGCGGTGTCCGCGGCGACGACGGTGATGATGCCATCCACGTCACCGATGTCACCAACGCATCCCGCACACTATTGATGGATCTCCGCACGCAACAGTGGGATCCAGAACTATGCGAAGCCCTAGACATTCCGATGTCCATGCTCCCTGAGATTCGTCCCTCCGTCGGAGAATTCCGCTCCGTGCGCCACCGCGGAACCCTAGCCGACGTCCCGATTACTGGCGTGCTCGGCGACCAGCAAGCGGCCCTTTTTGGTCAGGGCGGATTCCACGAAGGTGCTGCTAAAAATACCTACGGCACCGGCCTCTTCCTGCTGATGAACACCGGCACCTCGTTGAAGATTTCCGAGCACGGCCTGCTGTCCACCATCGCCTATCAACGGGAAGGATCCGCTCCGGTCTACGCGCTGGAAGGTTCCGTATCCATGGGCGGTTCCTTGGTGCAGTGGCTGCGCGACAACCTACAGCTAATCCCCAACGCACCAGCGATTGAAAACCTCGCCCGAGAAGTCGAAGACAACGGTGGCGTTCATGTTGTCCCAGCATTCACCGGACTGTTCGCACCACGTTGGCGCCCCGATGCTCGTGGCGTCATTACAGGCCTCACCCGTTTTGCCAACCGCAAACACATCGCCCGCGCAGTCCTTGAAGCCAACGCCTTCCAAACCCGCGAAGTTGTGGACGCCATGGCCAAAGACGCAGGCAAAGCCCTCGAATCCCTCCGCGTCGACGGTGCGATGGTGGAAAATGACCTCCTCATGCAAATGCAAGCCGACTTCCTCGGCATCGACGTCCAACGTCTCGAGGACGTAGAAACCACCGCCGTCGGCGTCGCATTCGCTGCAGGTCTCGGCTCTGGATTCTTCAAAACAACTGACGAGATCGAAAAACTTATTGCAGTGAAGAAAGTCTGGAACCCTGACATGAGCGAAGAAGAGCGCGAACGTCGCTATGCCGAATGGAATAGGGCAGTGGAGCATTCTTATGACCAGGCCTAG
- a CDS encoding Cof-type HAD-IIB family hydrolase, translating to MIALGSAPKLVASDVDGTLINSSERVPQRLRDVITRMTNQGVTLALSTGRPPRWIHYVLDQLSVKPICVCANGAVLYDSAADEILAAQTLSPEVMASAVMAARAALEEHGGVSIAVERAGKSAYDPADELFLVTPEYSHAWPSNDHGTFEEAEVLSEPATKLLMRSDYLDSKQLFDIVRASVPEDQVHVTFSMSGGLIEIAAPGVTKALGVSMLAERLKIAQKDVITFGDMPNDIEMLQWAGRGVAMGNARPEVKAVSDHITRTNDDAGVADVLEWWF from the coding sequence ATGATTGCACTGGGTTCAGCGCCCAAGCTGGTTGCCTCCGATGTTGATGGCACCCTCATCAATAGTTCTGAGCGCGTGCCGCAACGCCTGCGCGATGTGATCACGCGGATGACCAATCAGGGCGTGACCCTGGCGCTGTCCACGGGCCGCCCGCCGCGCTGGATTCATTATGTGCTGGATCAGCTGAGCGTGAAGCCGATTTGCGTCTGCGCGAATGGCGCGGTGCTGTACGATTCCGCTGCCGATGAGATTCTTGCAGCTCAGACGCTTAGTCCGGAGGTTATGGCGAGTGCCGTCATGGCTGCGCGTGCCGCTTTGGAAGAGCATGGCGGGGTCAGTATTGCTGTCGAGCGCGCTGGAAAATCCGCTTACGATCCAGCCGATGAGCTGTTTTTGGTCACCCCGGAATACAGCCACGCGTGGCCCTCAAATGATCACGGCACCTTCGAGGAAGCCGAAGTGCTTTCCGAACCAGCCACCAAATTGTTGATGCGCAGCGATTACCTCGATTCCAAGCAGCTTTTTGATATCGTCCGCGCCTCCGTTCCCGAGGATCAAGTCCACGTCACCTTCTCCATGTCCGGCGGACTCATTGAGATCGCAGCGCCCGGCGTGACCAAGGCACTGGGCGTATCGATGCTGGCAGAGCGCCTAAAGATTGCGCAAAAGGACGTTATAACGTTCGGCGACATGCCCAACGATATTGAAATGCTCCAGTGGGCCGGCCGGGGAGTGGCGATGGGCAACGCCCGACCAGAGGTCAAAGCCGTGTCAGACCACATCACCCGCACCAACGACGACGCCGGTGTAGCAGATGTATTGGAGTGGTGGTTCTAA
- a CDS encoding lysophospholipid acyltransferase family protein encodes MVKRFGFFVEDSLPKVPLHPEESRETFYGRIIISAVRTVMKAQDVQISIFGAENIPTTGGALFAINHTGYYDFILGGIPAFVRGKRLVRFMAKKEIFDTPVVGTLMRWMKHVSVDRSAGAGSMEDARKRLDAGSLVGIFPEATVSRSFEIKELKTGAVRIADSANVPLLPLIIWGGQRIITKDIERDFGRSHIPVFISVGEPVDASGDPDEATERLYEAMKKLLDETRTAYEQKYGPFEGGELWRPKSLGGGAPTLEQAKMLEIAERERRQAKRAAKVAKKRTTFIRKIFKK; translated from the coding sequence ATGGTCAAAAGGTTTGGCTTTTTCGTAGAGGATTCCCTGCCTAAGGTTCCGCTGCATCCCGAAGAGTCACGGGAGACGTTTTATGGGCGCATCATCATTAGTGCTGTGCGGACGGTGATGAAAGCCCAGGATGTGCAGATTTCCATCTTCGGTGCGGAGAACATTCCGACCACCGGCGGCGCACTTTTCGCCATCAACCACACTGGTTATTATGACTTCATTCTGGGTGGTATCCCCGCATTCGTGCGGGGTAAGCGCCTGGTTCGATTCATGGCGAAGAAGGAAATTTTCGACACCCCAGTTGTCGGCACCCTCATGCGCTGGATGAAGCACGTCTCTGTGGACCGCTCCGCAGGTGCCGGTTCCATGGAAGATGCGCGGAAGCGTCTCGACGCCGGCAGCCTCGTCGGTATCTTCCCTGAGGCGACGGTGTCACGGTCCTTTGAAATCAAGGAACTAAAAACTGGCGCCGTCCGCATCGCCGACAGCGCTAACGTTCCGCTGCTGCCACTTATTATTTGGGGCGGCCAGCGCATCATCACCAAAGACATCGAGCGCGACTTCGGCCGCTCCCACATCCCCGTATTCATCAGCGTGGGTGAACCCGTCGACGCCAGCGGCGATCCCGACGAAGCAACGGAACGCCTCTACGAGGCTATGAAAAAGCTTCTCGACGAAACCCGCACCGCCTACGAACAAAAGTATGGCCCATTCGAAGGTGGAGAATTGTGGCGCCCGAAATCCCTCGGCGGCGGCGCCCCAACGTTGGAGCAGGCGAAAATGTTGGAAATCGCCGAACGGGAACGTCGACAAGCAAAACGCGCGGCAAAGGTCGCCAAGAAACGCACCACCTTTATAAGGAAAATCTTTAAAAAATGA